A window of Castanea sativa cultivar Marrone di Chiusa Pesio chromosome 1, ASM4071231v1 contains these coding sequences:
- the LOC142622913 gene encoding uncharacterized protein LOC142622913, producing MDLLNDSNFNLNDNIVLATYIAGCACVAYVETYMTKVPMHTNIQIGYEWVLYTLNGNEQQCHNIFRMSSHVFRQLCNTLRTQYGYNNTKRVCLESVAMTLVVLGHASGNRVVQDKFQHLGETVHRRVAIVVTLLATIMAVDIIKPADRTFRNVPEHIQHLDRYWPHFEGCIGAIDGAHVPVVVPVDEQHPYRGRKGITTTNCLCACDFDMKFTFACVGWVRSAHDTRIFLSCLNNERDNFPKPPAGKYYVVDLGYPMKRGFLAPYKGERHHIPEFERGEELHHLEEKFNYLHSSLRSVIERTFGVWKNKWRILRNMPPFHICTQCHIIVATMVLHNFIRAHENNDVERSRSA from the exons ATGGATTTGCTAAACGACTCAAACTTCAACCTGAATGACAACATTGTACTCGCAACATATATAGCTGGGTGTGCATGTGTAGCTTACGTGGAGACCTATATGACCAAAGTACCAATGCATACAAATATACAAATAGGGTATGAATGGGTACTATATACATTAAATGGAAATGAGCAGCAATGTCACAATATCTTTAGAATGTCAAGCCATGTGTTTCGACAATTGTGTAATACATTGCGCACTCAGTATGGATATAACAATACCAAAAGAGTTTGCTTGGAGTCTGTGGCAATGACATTAGTGGTACTTGGTCATGCCTCAGGTAATAGAGTAGTGCAGGATAAATTTCAACATTTGGGTGAAACAGTGCATCGACGCGTGGCCATTGTAGTTACATTGCTAGCCACCATTATGGCAGTAGACATTATCAAGCCTGCTGATCGTACATTTCGTAACGTGCCAGAACATATTCAGCATTTAGATCGATATTGGCCACATTTTGAG GGTTGCATTGGTGCAATTGATGGGGCCCACGTCCCCGTGGTCGTACCAGTTGATGAGCAACACCCGTACAGAGGCAGGAAAGGTATCACAACAACAAACTGCTTGTGCGCATGTGATTTTGACATGAAATTCACATTCGCGTGTGTTGGATGGGTAAGGTCAGCGCATGACACAAGGATATTTTTAAGTTGCCTCAATAATGAGCGTGACAACTTCCCAAAACCTCCAGCTG GAAAGTATTACGTTGTTGATTTAGGGTACCCTATGAAGAGAGGCTTCCTTGCACCATATAAGGGGGAGAGGCACCACATCCCCGAATTTGAGCGAGGTGAAGAGCTGCATCATTTAGAGGAGAAATTTAATTATCTCCATTCATCACTTCGTTCGGTCATAGAACGAACTTTTGGAGTTTGGAAGAATAAATGGAGAATTTTGAGAAATATGCCACCCTTTCATATATGCACTCAATGTCACATCATTGTTGCTACAATGGTTCTTCACAATTTCATTAGAGCACATGAAAACAACGACGTTGAACGTTCTAGATCTGCATAG